From Taeniopygia guttata chromosome 21, bTaeGut7.mat, whole genome shotgun sequence, one genomic window encodes:
- the FBLIM1 gene encoding filamin-binding LIM protein 1 isoform X3 yields the protein MASAMLPGKAEKRIASSIFITLVPPRRDVATKEKTQPEPQPETHPVAPVPGSPPVLPLSEVEPLSVEPLGLALQQLDLAAPATLQAPSTFPAELKPPTFSQEQAGKRQWQDVNGHPGRDSSRDICAFCHKALGPREPTVEAMQKQYHPGCFTCRTCHRLLAGQRYFQRDGCPTCDTCFQATLEKCAKCQGLITEHIVHALGKGYHPSCFSCAACGRAIGTESFAVDKQGDVYCVPDYYRKYAAVCSACERPIVPREDEDTYKIECLGRSFHESCYRCESCRMPLSPELTENGCYPLDDHLLCKSCHIHWRNESSC from the exons ATGGCTTCAGCAATGTTGccagggaaagcagagaagAGAATCGCTTCATCCATTTTCATCACCCTCGTGCCACCAAGGAGGGACGTGGCCACCAAGGAGAAAACCCAGCCGGAGCCGCAGCCAG AAACCCACCCGGTAGCCCCTGTACCTGGATCCCCACCAGTCTTGCCCCTCTCTGAAGTGGAGCCCCTGTCTGTGGAGCCGCTGGGTCTGGCACTGCAGCAACTGGACCTTGCAGCGCCCGCCACCCTCCAG GCCCCTTCCACCTTCCCTGCCGAACTGAAGCCACCCACGTTTTCCCAGGAGCAAGCAGGCAAGCGGCAGTGGCAGGATGTGAATGGGCACCCGGGGAGGGACAGCTCCAGAG ACATTTGTGCCTTCTGCCACAAAGCGCTGGGGCCCCGGGAGCCGACGGTGGAGGCGATGCAGAAGCAGTACCACCCTGGCTGCTTCACCTGCCGTACGTGCCACCGGCTCCTGGCTGGGCAGCGCTACTTCCAGAGAGATGGATGCCCCACGTGTGACACCTGCTTCCAG GCCACGCTGGAGAAATGTGCCAAGTGCCAGGGGCTGATCACGGAGCACATTGTCCATGCCCTGGGCAAGGGCTACCACcccagctgcttctcctgcGCTGCCTGTGGCCGGGCCATCGGCACCGAGAGCTTCGCTGTGGACAAACAGGGTGATGTGTACTGCGTGCCCGACTACTACAG GAAATACGCCGCGGTGTGCAGCGCCTGCGAGCGCCCCATTGTCCCCCGCGAGGACGAGGACACCTACAAGATCGAGTGCCTGGGACGCAGCTTCCACGAGAGCTGCTACCGCTGCGAG agCTGTAGGATGCCCCTGTCGCCGGAGCTGACAGAGAACGGGTGCTACCCCCTGGACGACCACCTCCTCTGCAAGTCCTGCCACATCCACTGGCGCAACGAGTCGTCCTGCTGA
- the SLC25A34 gene encoding solute carrier family 25 member 34 isoform X3 has protein sequence MAAGTLSPRPPDSLQEFQYPPQNSRPAGGVPPATDLVLGATAGCLACFLTNPLEVVKTRLQLQGELQPPGTYPRPYRGVLRAAVAVCRADGLRGLQKGLAAGLLYQGLMNGVRFYCYSHAEDAGWTGYPGGTVAAGAVAGAVGAVVGSPAYLVKTHLQAQTLSAMAVGHQHNHESISGAFKSIYQQHGVVGLWRGVSGAVPRVAVGSAVQLATFASAKDWVCERQGKLYRGFLDCILQISSKEGLLGLYKGIGAVYLRLGPHTVLSLFFWDKLRNMVQH, from the exons ATGGCGGCGGGGACCCTCTCCCCCCGCCCTCCCGACtccctgcaggaattccagTACCCCCCCCAAAACAGCCGCCCGGCCGGGGGAGTGCCCCCGGCCACCGACCTGGTGCTGGGGGCCACTGCCGGCTGCTTGGCCTGCTTCCTCACCAACCCGCTGGAGGTGGTGAAGACGCGTTTGCAGCTGCAGGGCGAGCTGCAGCCCCCGGGCACCTACCCCCGGCCCTACCGCGGGGTGCTGCGGGCGGCCGTGGCCGTGTGCCGGGCGGACGGGCTGCGGGGGCTGCAGAAGGGGCTGGCGGCCGGGCTGCTCTACCAGGGGCTCATGAACGGTGTCCGCTTCTACTGCTATTCCCACGCCGAGGACGCCGGCTGGACCGGGTATCCCGGCGGGACCGTGGCCGCCGGGGCCGTGGCAGGGGCGGTGGGAGCCGTCGTGGGCAGCCCCGCGTACCTG GTCAAGACTCACCTCCAAGCCCAGACACTGTCGGCCATGGCCGTGGGCCACCAGCACAACCATGAG agcATCTCCGGCGCTTTCAAGAGCATCTACCAGCAGCACGGGGTGGTGGGGCTGTGGCGGGGGGTGTCGGGCGCCGTGCCCCGCGTGGCCGTGGGCTCGGCCGTGCAGCTCGCCACCTTCGCCTCCGCCAAGGACTGGGTCTGCGAGCGGCAG GGCAAGCTCTACCGAGGTTTTTTGGATTGTATCCTGCAAATCTCCAGCAAAGAGGGGCTGCTGGGCTTGTACAAGGGCATCGGCGCCGTCTACCTCCGCCTTGGTCCCCACACCGTCCTCAGCCTCTTCTTTTGGGACAAGCTCAGGAACATGGTTCAGCACTAG
- the FBLIM1 gene encoding filamin-binding LIM protein 1 isoform X1, whose translation MASAMLPGKAEKRIASSIFITLVPPRRDVATKEKTQPEPQPGDAEVPGTHHPQILLSPPTLPYGETHPVAPVPGSPPVLPLSEVEPLSVEPLGLALQQLDLAAPATLQAPSTFPAELKPPTFSQEQAGKRQWQDVNGHPGRDSSRDICAFCHKALGPREPTVEAMQKQYHPGCFTCRTCHRLLAGQRYFQRDGCPTCDTCFQATLEKCAKCQGLITEHIVHALGKGYHPSCFSCAACGRAIGTESFAVDKQGDVYCVPDYYRKYAAVCSACERPIVPREDEDTYKIECLGRSFHESCYRCESCRMPLSPELTENGCYPLDDHLLCKSCHIHWRNESSC comes from the exons ATGGCTTCAGCAATGTTGccagggaaagcagagaagAGAATCGCTTCATCCATTTTCATCACCCTCGTGCCACCAAGGAGGGACGTGGCCACCAAGGAGAAAACCCAGCCGGAGCCGCAGCCAGGTGATGCTGAGGTCCCCGGCACTCATCACCCCCAGATCCTGCTGTCACCCCCCACGTTGCCCTACGGAG AAACCCACCCGGTAGCCCCTGTACCTGGATCCCCACCAGTCTTGCCCCTCTCTGAAGTGGAGCCCCTGTCTGTGGAGCCGCTGGGTCTGGCACTGCAGCAACTGGACCTTGCAGCGCCCGCCACCCTCCAG GCCCCTTCCACCTTCCCTGCCGAACTGAAGCCACCCACGTTTTCCCAGGAGCAAGCAGGCAAGCGGCAGTGGCAGGATGTGAATGGGCACCCGGGGAGGGACAGCTCCAGAG ACATTTGTGCCTTCTGCCACAAAGCGCTGGGGCCCCGGGAGCCGACGGTGGAGGCGATGCAGAAGCAGTACCACCCTGGCTGCTTCACCTGCCGTACGTGCCACCGGCTCCTGGCTGGGCAGCGCTACTTCCAGAGAGATGGATGCCCCACGTGTGACACCTGCTTCCAG GCCACGCTGGAGAAATGTGCCAAGTGCCAGGGGCTGATCACGGAGCACATTGTCCATGCCCTGGGCAAGGGCTACCACcccagctgcttctcctgcGCTGCCTGTGGCCGGGCCATCGGCACCGAGAGCTTCGCTGTGGACAAACAGGGTGATGTGTACTGCGTGCCCGACTACTACAG GAAATACGCCGCGGTGTGCAGCGCCTGCGAGCGCCCCATTGTCCCCCGCGAGGACGAGGACACCTACAAGATCGAGTGCCTGGGACGCAGCTTCCACGAGAGCTGCTACCGCTGCGAG agCTGTAGGATGCCCCTGTCGCCGGAGCTGACAGAGAACGGGTGCTACCCCCTGGACGACCACCTCCTCTGCAAGTCCTGCCACATCCACTGGCGCAACGAGTCGTCCTGCTGA
- the SLC25A34 gene encoding solute carrier family 25 member 34 isoform X1: MAAGTLSPRPPDSLQEFQYPPQNSRPAGGVPPATDLVLGATAGCLACFLTNPLEVVKTRLQLQGELQPPGTYPRPYRGVLRAAVAVCRADGLRGLQKGLAAGLLYQGLMNGVRFYCYSHAEDAGWTGYPGGTVAAGAVAGAVGAVVGSPAYLVKTHLQAQTLSAMAVGHQHNHESISGAFKSIYQQHGVVGLWRGVSGAVPRVAVGSAVQLATFASAKDWVCERQWFRKGSWAAVLAGGMVSGVAVAVTMTPFDVVSTRLYNQPVDADGTGKLYRGFLDCILQISSKEGLLGLYKGIGAVYLRLGPHTVLSLFFWDKLRNMVQH, encoded by the exons ATGGCGGCGGGGACCCTCTCCCCCCGCCCTCCCGACtccctgcaggaattccagTACCCCCCCCAAAACAGCCGCCCGGCCGGGGGAGTGCCCCCGGCCACCGACCTGGTGCTGGGGGCCACTGCCGGCTGCTTGGCCTGCTTCCTCACCAACCCGCTGGAGGTGGTGAAGACGCGTTTGCAGCTGCAGGGCGAGCTGCAGCCCCCGGGCACCTACCCCCGGCCCTACCGCGGGGTGCTGCGGGCGGCCGTGGCCGTGTGCCGGGCGGACGGGCTGCGGGGGCTGCAGAAGGGGCTGGCGGCCGGGCTGCTCTACCAGGGGCTCATGAACGGTGTCCGCTTCTACTGCTATTCCCACGCCGAGGACGCCGGCTGGACCGGGTATCCCGGCGGGACCGTGGCCGCCGGGGCCGTGGCAGGGGCGGTGGGAGCCGTCGTGGGCAGCCCCGCGTACCTG GTCAAGACTCACCTCCAAGCCCAGACACTGTCGGCCATGGCCGTGGGCCACCAGCACAACCATGAG agcATCTCCGGCGCTTTCAAGAGCATCTACCAGCAGCACGGGGTGGTGGGGCTGTGGCGGGGGGTGTCGGGCGCCGTGCCCCGCGTGGCCGTGGGCTCGGCCGTGCAGCTCGCCACCTTCGCCTCCGCCAAGGACTGGGTCTGCGAGCGGCAG TGGTTCAGGAAGGGCAGCTGGGCGGCGGTGCTGGCGGGGGGCATGGTGAGTggtgtggctgtggctgtgacaATGACACCTTTTGACGTGGTCAGCACGCGGCTCTACAACCAGCCGGTGGACGCCGACGGCACG GGCAAGCTCTACCGAGGTTTTTTGGATTGTATCCTGCAAATCTCCAGCAAAGAGGGGCTGCTGGGCTTGTACAAGGGCATCGGCGCCGTCTACCTCCGCCTTGGTCCCCACACCGTCCTCAGCCTCTTCTTTTGGGACAAGCTCAGGAACATGGTTCAGCACTAG
- the TMEM82 gene encoding transmembrane protein 82 has product MFSLGSWLPAFPGLAWGWALLDALLQGLVGACAVSVLCSLLKVYLYIQCVNNPERQEEKEAIAARRPLLEPLHVLVLTPVLALVGSRVAALVVLEFSLRAVSTILSLGKGAHSSQLYLLCQYSLGCGLSCGLSFLLEGAPHRSWNLALAAGLAGLLALHARRLARHVCALYELHSRQRYCGLCILLLAAGHGIPRLLRNALAVTFAVADLAAVELINRDFLSTGEAVRFWTPLTICYTLLVVYMQEESRQSTGRAAAFRTVLVRMGGLFILLLTVGRWMDILHLLVSLLGEFWCLLRSGVLLESCWRQDFAQQPHVDNLSGSRSEESSR; this is encoded by the exons atgttttccctgggatccTGGCTCCCAGCGTTTCCCGGGCTGGCGtggggctgggcactgctggatGCACTCCTGCAAG GGCTGGTGGGTGCCTGCGCCGTCTCggtgctctgcagcctcctgaAGGTTTATCTCTACATCCAGTGTGTGAA caaCCCCGAGcggcaggaggagaaggaggcgATCGCGGCGCGGCGGCCGCTGCTGGAGCCGCTGCACGTGCTGGTGCTGACCCCTGTCCTGGCCCTGGTGGGCTCCCGCGTGGCTGCACTGGTGGTGCTGGAGTTCTCCCTGCGCGCCGTCTCCACCATCCTCTCCCTCGGCAAG ggtgcccacagcagccagctctACCTGCTGTGCCAGTACTCTCTGGGCTGCGGGCTGTCCTGCGGCCTCAGCTTCCTGCTGGAGGGGGCTCCGCACCGCAGCTGGAACCTGGCGCTGGcggcggggctggcggggcTGCTGGCGCTGCACGCCCGGCGCTTGGCCCGCCACGTCTGCGCCCTGTACGAGCTGCACAGCCGGCAGCGCTACTGCGGCCTCTgcatcctgctgctggctgcagggcacGGCATCCCCCGCCTGCTGCGCAACGCCCTGGCCGTCACCTTCGCCGTGGCTGACCTGGCGGCTGTGGAGCTCATCAACCGTGATTTCCTCTCCACGGGTGAGGCCGTGCGCTTCTGGACCCCGCTGACCATCTGCTACACGCTGCTGGTGGTCTACATGCAGG AGGAGTCCCGGCAGAGCACGGGCAGGGCAGCTGCGTTCCGCACCGTGCTGGTGAGGATGGGCGGCCTCTTCATCCTCCTGCTCACCGTGGGCCGATGGATGGACATCCTGCACCTCTTGGTGTCTCTGCTGGGCGAGTTCTGGTGCCTGCTGCGCTCCGGGGTCCTGCTGGAGTCCTGCTGGAGGCAG GATTTTGCCCAGCAGCCTCACGTGGATAATCTGTCAGGATCCAGATCCGAGGAATCGTCCCGATGA
- the FBLIM1 gene encoding filamin-binding LIM protein 1 isoform X2, which translates to MASAMLPGKAEKRIASSIFITLVPPRRDVATKEKTQPEPQPGDAEVPGTHHPQILLSPPTLPYGETHPVAPVPGSPPVLPLSEVEPLSVEPLGLALQQLDLAAPATLQEQAGKRQWQDVNGHPGRDSSRDICAFCHKALGPREPTVEAMQKQYHPGCFTCRTCHRLLAGQRYFQRDGCPTCDTCFQATLEKCAKCQGLITEHIVHALGKGYHPSCFSCAACGRAIGTESFAVDKQGDVYCVPDYYRKYAAVCSACERPIVPREDEDTYKIECLGRSFHESCYRCESCRMPLSPELTENGCYPLDDHLLCKSCHIHWRNESSC; encoded by the exons ATGGCTTCAGCAATGTTGccagggaaagcagagaagAGAATCGCTTCATCCATTTTCATCACCCTCGTGCCACCAAGGAGGGACGTGGCCACCAAGGAGAAAACCCAGCCGGAGCCGCAGCCAGGTGATGCTGAGGTCCCCGGCACTCATCACCCCCAGATCCTGCTGTCACCCCCCACGTTGCCCTACGGAG AAACCCACCCGGTAGCCCCTGTACCTGGATCCCCACCAGTCTTGCCCCTCTCTGAAGTGGAGCCCCTGTCTGTGGAGCCGCTGGGTCTGGCACTGCAGCAACTGGACCTTGCAGCGCCCGCCACCCTCCAG GAGCAAGCAGGCAAGCGGCAGTGGCAGGATGTGAATGGGCACCCGGGGAGGGACAGCTCCAGAG ACATTTGTGCCTTCTGCCACAAAGCGCTGGGGCCCCGGGAGCCGACGGTGGAGGCGATGCAGAAGCAGTACCACCCTGGCTGCTTCACCTGCCGTACGTGCCACCGGCTCCTGGCTGGGCAGCGCTACTTCCAGAGAGATGGATGCCCCACGTGTGACACCTGCTTCCAG GCCACGCTGGAGAAATGTGCCAAGTGCCAGGGGCTGATCACGGAGCACATTGTCCATGCCCTGGGCAAGGGCTACCACcccagctgcttctcctgcGCTGCCTGTGGCCGGGCCATCGGCACCGAGAGCTTCGCTGTGGACAAACAGGGTGATGTGTACTGCGTGCCCGACTACTACAG GAAATACGCCGCGGTGTGCAGCGCCTGCGAGCGCCCCATTGTCCCCCGCGAGGACGAGGACACCTACAAGATCGAGTGCCTGGGACGCAGCTTCCACGAGAGCTGCTACCGCTGCGAG agCTGTAGGATGCCCCTGTCGCCGGAGCTGACAGAGAACGGGTGCTACCCCCTGGACGACCACCTCCTCTGCAAGTCCTGCCACATCCACTGGCGCAACGAGTCGTCCTGCTGA
- the SLC25A34 gene encoding solute carrier family 25 member 34 isoform X2, translating into MAAGTLSPRPPDSLQEFQYPPQNSRPAGGVPPATDLVLGATAGCLACFLTNPLEVVKTRLQLQGELQPPGTYPRPYRGVLRAAVAVCRADGLRGLQKGLAAGLLYQGLMNGVRFYCYSHAEDAGWTGYPGGTVAAGAVAGAVGAVVGSPAYLSISGAFKSIYQQHGVVGLWRGVSGAVPRVAVGSAVQLATFASAKDWVCERQWFRKGSWAAVLAGGMVSGVAVAVTMTPFDVVSTRLYNQPVDADGTGKLYRGFLDCILQISSKEGLLGLYKGIGAVYLRLGPHTVLSLFFWDKLRNMVQH; encoded by the exons ATGGCGGCGGGGACCCTCTCCCCCCGCCCTCCCGACtccctgcaggaattccagTACCCCCCCCAAAACAGCCGCCCGGCCGGGGGAGTGCCCCCGGCCACCGACCTGGTGCTGGGGGCCACTGCCGGCTGCTTGGCCTGCTTCCTCACCAACCCGCTGGAGGTGGTGAAGACGCGTTTGCAGCTGCAGGGCGAGCTGCAGCCCCCGGGCACCTACCCCCGGCCCTACCGCGGGGTGCTGCGGGCGGCCGTGGCCGTGTGCCGGGCGGACGGGCTGCGGGGGCTGCAGAAGGGGCTGGCGGCCGGGCTGCTCTACCAGGGGCTCATGAACGGTGTCCGCTTCTACTGCTATTCCCACGCCGAGGACGCCGGCTGGACCGGGTATCCCGGCGGGACCGTGGCCGCCGGGGCCGTGGCAGGGGCGGTGGGAGCCGTCGTGGGCAGCCCCGCGTACCTG agcATCTCCGGCGCTTTCAAGAGCATCTACCAGCAGCACGGGGTGGTGGGGCTGTGGCGGGGGGTGTCGGGCGCCGTGCCCCGCGTGGCCGTGGGCTCGGCCGTGCAGCTCGCCACCTTCGCCTCCGCCAAGGACTGGGTCTGCGAGCGGCAG TGGTTCAGGAAGGGCAGCTGGGCGGCGGTGCTGGCGGGGGGCATGGTGAGTggtgtggctgtggctgtgacaATGACACCTTTTGACGTGGTCAGCACGCGGCTCTACAACCAGCCGGTGGACGCCGACGGCACG GGCAAGCTCTACCGAGGTTTTTTGGATTGTATCCTGCAAATCTCCAGCAAAGAGGGGCTGCTGGGCTTGTACAAGGGCATCGGCGCCGTCTACCTCCGCCTTGGTCCCCACACCGTCCTCAGCCTCTTCTTTTGGGACAAGCTCAGGAACATGGTTCAGCACTAG